In the Deferribacter desulfuricans SSM1 genome, TCAACTCATCATCATCGGAAATATTTATAGAAACCTGTGTAAAAAATTCAAAAGGGTATCTCTTTTCTTTCATCCAATTAATTAATTTTGGCAACAAGTCATTCTTTAACTTGCTTCTATGTGCAATAAAATTATCATCAACGAAAAACACCCCTCCTCTAAAACCTGTATTATAAATTTTTTCTAGCTCAAATAGAATCTGCTCAGAACTTTTTGTTCTTACTTTATGTCCAAACATAGATGTAACATTACAAAAATCACAACTATAAGGACACCCTCTAGAAAACTGGAGGCTCAATGTAGCATAATCATTTATGTTTATAATTTCCCAAGATGGAGCTGGTGATTTTGTCAAATCAGCAAAATTTTCCGATTTGTATATTTTAGATTCAACACCTTTTTTTATATCATATACAAAATCTTCGATATGTAATTCGCCTTCTCCTATAAAAAGGTAATCAACATCTTTAAATTTTTCAAACTCAACAGTAAAAAGTGGCCCACCACCAGCAATCTTTACCCCAAAATCTTTACATTTTTTTATAACTTCTAAAGTTGAATCTTTTTGGACAGACATTGCACTTATCATAACAATGTCAGCCCATCTAATATCTTCATCATTTAACTTTTTGATATTCATATCGATTAATTTTAATGTCCAATCTTTTGGTAACATTGATGCAATTGTAAGTAATCCAAGTGGCGGTAAGCTTGCTTTTTTATTAATAAATGAAATGGCATATTCAAAGCTCCAAAAAGTTTTAGGATACTTTGGATAAATTAGTAAAACTTTCATATATATATTTTATAACTCACTCCAACAAAAATCAACGAAAGTAATGAATTGAGTACGTTGCACAATAAACTAATGTATTGATAACTATCACAATCATGAGATTATTTCGGCAACTTTTGTTGCCTCGTAATGACTGAAAAATGTCGTCTTTACTAGCTTCAGCGAATCAATCTAAGGTACTTAAGCAATTATTATTGTGCGATATCCTCTCATCAATTTTGTAGCACGTTGAAATTGATGATATTAAGTAGATTAATTATTAGCTTCATATTTTTTTAAAATATCTATTTCAAGTTTTAATGGAGGAATATTTAAACTTTGTGAAAGTTTTTTTAAATCTTCCCATTCAACCTTAACCTTTTCTATATCGTTATATCGATAAACTTTTAACCTTACATCCACACCCTTATAATTAAAATTTTTAATCTCTCTTTGCATAACAATTCTATCAATTTTACTAAATCTAATACCACTACTGCTACTAAACTTAAAAATTATATTCACTATACTATCAAATAGCTCCTCTTTACATAATACAGACAATTTATACGCTGGTCTATTTTTTTTCATATAAATAGGGGTGTAAAAAACATCTAACGCACCCACTTCAAAAAATTTTTCCATCAAAAATCCAAACTTTTCGGCATCCATATCATCTATATTTGTTTCAATTTCAATAATACCCTCATCTTCTACATCTTCCAGCTTTAACAACCTTATCAGATTGGGGTATCTTTCAAAACTTTTTGAACCTGTCGCATAAAAAATATTTTTGACTTTACCACAG is a window encoding:
- a CDS encoding B12-binding domain-containing radical SAM protein is translated as MKVLLIYPKYPKTFWSFEYAISFINKKASLPPLGLLTIASMLPKDWTLKLIDMNIKKLNDEDIRWADIVMISAMSVQKDSTLEVIKKCKDFGVKIAGGGPLFTVEFEKFKDVDYLFIGEGELHIEDFVYDIKKGVESKIYKSENFADLTKSPAPSWEIININDYATLSLQFSRGCPYSCDFCNVTSMFGHKVRTKSSEQILFELEKIYNTGFRGGVFFVDDNFIAHRSKLKNDLLPKLINWMKEKRYPFEFFTQVSINISDDDELIDLMVKAGFDTVFIGIESPNEDSLIESNKYQNVKRDLKKSIIKLHKKGLQVQGGFIVGFDNDREDIFDKQINFIQESGIISAMVGILNAPPGTKLYDKLKKENRLLENIFTGNNTDISINFKPKIEPKKLIDGYLKIVTTIYNPKNFYERLKYFIQTYTPPFLPEKVNNLSKERIKAFFKSLIKLGILGKERWYYFRFLIWVVLKKPKTFPLAVYLAICGYHFRKIFEEIARSYNKNNFVMNKISGG